The following coding sequences lie in one Flavobacterium sediminis genomic window:
- a CDS encoding T9SS type A sorting domain-containing protein, producing MRKTILFILLLCSFTLLGQTQIGQTIYGENANDLLSQVSLSTDGTIMAVGTPDSNNLTGYVKVYQRNGNNWQQIGQKLEGGNPNEQFGNSLSLSADGTILAVGSIAYSTNILYVGKVSIYQFSGGNWTAIGQDITGSSAYEYLGASIALSDDGSILAIGAPSNSSTVPSYTVTYQYNGYSWIQMGQILYEEGISDYNGKSVALSADGTILASGAHYNDGGGANSGHVRIYSFNGLSWQQLGTDINGEYDYNYFGYSLSLSADGTIAAIGAPEGGGYGYVKTFQYNGNDWQQMGQKIEGDVFYGSFGGSVSLSHDGTFLSSGSYLGTVGGYEYVRAYHYNGSIWEQLGNDITADTNLDRIGWCVSLSGNGSSLAVSAPRNDANGTDSGQVKVYDLTTVLASETFILNSFTLYPNPVENLININFQNDLSFVQATIYNQSGQLIQTPQSLPVNVSDLASGTYFIEIVTHEGKEIRRFVKK from the coding sequence ATGAGAAAAACAATACTTTTTATCTTGTTACTATGTTCTTTTACCCTTTTAGGACAGACTCAAATAGGGCAAACGATCTACGGTGAAAATGCAAATGACCTGCTCAGCCAAGTCTCATTATCTACAGACGGAACGATCATGGCGGTAGGCACTCCGGATAGTAACAATTTAACCGGCTATGTAAAAGTCTATCAAAGGAACGGAAACAACTGGCAACAGATCGGACAAAAACTGGAAGGAGGCAACCCAAATGAACAATTCGGAAATTCTCTTTCTTTATCAGCAGACGGAACAATTTTAGCCGTAGGATCAATAGCTTATTCAACCAATATTTTGTATGTAGGAAAGGTAAGTATCTATCAATTTTCAGGAGGCAATTGGACAGCAATAGGTCAGGATATAACAGGGAGTTCTGCGTATGAATACTTAGGCGCTTCTATAGCCTTATCTGACGATGGCAGTATTTTAGCCATCGGAGCTCCTTCAAATAGCAGTACAGTCCCTAGCTACACTGTTACGTATCAATATAACGGGTATAGCTGGATACAAATGGGACAGATCCTTTATGAAGAAGGAATCAGCGATTATAACGGAAAAAGTGTTGCGCTCTCTGCTGACGGAACAATACTAGCAAGCGGAGCTCATTACAATGACGGAGGAGGTGCTAACTCCGGACATGTCAGAATTTATAGTTTTAACGGTCTTAGCTGGCAACAACTCGGTACCGATATAAACGGAGAATACGATTATAACTATTTCGGATACAGCCTTTCCTTGTCTGCTGATGGAACTATTGCCGCTATAGGGGCTCCTGAAGGAGGAGGGTACGGGTATGTAAAAACCTTTCAGTACAACGGAAACGACTGGCAACAAATGGGACAAAAAATAGAAGGCGATGTATTTTATGGTTCTTTCGGAGGCTCTGTAAGCCTTTCTCATGACGGAACTTTCCTTAGTTCCGGCTCTTATCTCGGTACTGTCGGAGGGTATGAGTATGTACGAGCCTATCATTATAACGGTTCTATTTGGGAACAACTAGGTAATGATATTACAGCTGACACCAATCTTGACCGTATCGGTTGGTGTGTTTCCCTTTCAGGTAACGGCTCTTCTCTCGCTGTTAGCGCACCCAGAAACGATGCAAACGGAACGGACTCCGGACAGGTTAAAGTATATGATCTGACAACAGTTTTAGCTTCAGAAACTTTTATACTTAACTCTTTCACGCTTTACCCTAATCCTGTAGAAAACCTTATAAACATTAATTTTCAAAACGACCTCTCTTTTGTTCAAGCTACTATCTATAACCAATCCGGTCAACTGATCCAAACACCGCAATCGCTGCCTGTTAATGTCAGTGATCTTGCTTCCGGCACTTATTTCATAGAAATTGTTACCCATGAGGGTAAAGAAATACGACGATTTGTAAAAAAGTAA
- a CDS encoding T9SS type A sorting domain-containing protein → MVKLKDKDKEEKARIDLEAVPNPTEYFTNVIVSFDYSKGTATLYDLSGRTISRTEIKGEKTIPVDLTNLPTGIYVVEIKTDTETGGVKVIKK, encoded by the coding sequence GTGGTAAAGCTCAAAGACAAGGACAAGGAAGAGAAAGCCCGCATTGACCTGGAAGCGGTACCGAACCCGACGGAATATTTTACCAATGTAATTGTAAGCTTTGACTACAGCAAAGGAACAGCAACTTTATACGATTTAAGCGGAAGAACAATCAGCCGTACGGAGATCAAAGGCGAAAAAACGATACCGGTAGATTTGACCAACCTACCAACCGGGATCTACGTAGTAGAAATAAAAACCGATACCGAAACCGGAGGTGTTAAAGTAATTAAGAAATAA
- a CDS encoding RHS repeat domain-containing protein, whose translation MLILVLYSNFIKAQNNRDNSVDYSDFVNKTINKPNNYTFHNYSTEGSVDPLTGRFGLNVNFHTIEDKYINIPITLQYSTSGVHLDDISNEIGIDWHLNAGGSITRVVKDVADEIGLYNHYNQRFCDNQANFVGSGQDISYGSYDINFLKAINTSYGTYRGSLSATLGTWYINFFPERRFSNILSEIGSLIEIKKFEFWAESDEVNSTPTFNVDTEPDIFRCVIGDLDFSFVFKRKAAYFNIDGGSAGYMNPSYFEAVPIDDTGIKIKYYTDFVQFYDKRKNYSPNGQKRDQEEAVITKFEITDKKGIVYIFENFDFIDADVIEEYYHNFFGQNNSRIFQWKTYNTMVNNWKIKTIKLPDNKVINFQYIANEYLYQKQVPRIHDGEYTGLKYNLSPTLPSYAIGRLDTHIEGYSISEISYENQKVKFYYSTFRPDLKTGGLNLDKIELWHRDQELIKSFDLLKTYSYADLDGGHEDYRMFLSSIDDSTNEKSYSFTYNNEGLLPPRSYVQYQDIFGYYLGYQPITNPYPSFPTVYIDPNDTTGNKICYDIPNVPYYTVNGNGDRFVNLNSPKIGTLKKIGFPTGGELEIEYENNTYFDPKLINKKALGPGVRVNELRYYAATGVSAKKVQYFYDKFDDVNSSSGTLLYKPSLAYISNWNLNNSYDRQNDIENNTYDYYDAAERRAYYDYYHFDHHYSKEKWEQAGLYNHTIYAKMVRFSTHNIGHRVDNKGREIIYPNVMEKFINFEDTNKSYSVKYYFNNVDNRTEVNSITGPSDEPNDYAPGNSNTTYSLFSPFLANTDNGNGYVKTAAGFIERKGYDIYPFPERNFFGSLDNQLFGKLLKKEYFDNNGQQKYTEEYIYTQITKEDVVNPDNVLKSLKTDFLKMHLYNSNDITEQFLIYLKYLPGSSMTQADIQNYHGLYMFSINPIKYDSKIVLENKKTTTYFNSGNIVIQQNFFYNNSENLEVTNQTTSSSGGNLLETKYSYAHEIGDQNLIDLNIIGTPLKEEDFKDGSLMGLKQINFGNFQDGTTYFTYDGLWIDPYVDSTNLYLPKSYSTLKGDGIGTLEEESIIDLRDYKGNILQYHNKLGEYTSMIWGYGNTQPVAIIENIQYSNIPILLITNIQVNSDLNSISESTLLNDLNALRTDPALVNAMVTTYTYKPLVGISTITDPKGNTTTYHYDSFGRLQYVKDKDGNILNENEYHYKN comes from the coding sequence ATGTTAATTTTAGTATTGTACTCAAATTTTATTAAAGCTCAGAATAATAGAGATAACTCTGTCGATTATAGCGATTTTGTAAATAAAACCATAAATAAGCCTAACAATTATACTTTTCATAATTATTCTACAGAGGGTAGTGTAGACCCTTTGACAGGGAGATTTGGTTTGAATGTTAATTTTCATACTATTGAAGATAAATATATCAATATTCCAATAACATTGCAGTACTCAACAAGTGGAGTACATTTAGATGATATTTCTAATGAAATAGGAATTGATTGGCATTTAAATGCAGGAGGTTCTATTACACGAGTTGTAAAGGATGTGGCAGATGAAATTGGACTTTATAATCATTATAATCAGAGGTTCTGTGATAATCAAGCTAATTTTGTGGGATCAGGACAAGATATAAGTTATGGCTCATATGATATAAATTTTTTAAAAGCTATTAATACATCATATGGAACCTATAGAGGAAGTCTTAGTGCAACTTTGGGAACTTGGTATATTAATTTTTTCCCTGAAAGGCGTTTTTCGAATATTTTAAGTGAGATAGGTAGTTTAATCGAGATAAAGAAATTTGAATTTTGGGCTGAATCAGATGAAGTTAATAGTACTCCGACTTTTAATGTAGATACTGAACCGGATATTTTTAGGTGTGTAATAGGCGATTTGGATTTTTCTTTTGTTTTTAAAAGAAAGGCAGCCTATTTTAATATTGACGGTGGATCAGCAGGATATATGAATCCATCTTATTTTGAAGCTGTTCCCATAGATGATACAGGGATTAAGATTAAATATTATACAGATTTTGTTCAATTTTATGATAAGAGGAAGAACTATTCACCTAATGGACAAAAAAGAGATCAAGAAGAGGCAGTTATAACAAAGTTTGAAATAACCGATAAGAAAGGAATTGTTTATATTTTTGAGAATTTTGATTTTATTGATGCTGATGTGATTGAAGAATATTATCATAATTTTTTTGGTCAAAATAATAGTAGAATTTTTCAGTGGAAAACATATAATACTATGGTTAACAACTGGAAAATAAAAACTATTAAACTCCCTGACAATAAAGTTATAAATTTTCAATACATTGCTAATGAATATCTATACCAAAAGCAGGTTCCCAGAATACATGATGGTGAATATACTGGACTAAAATACAATTTATCCCCAACTTTACCTTCTTATGCTATAGGACGATTAGATACTCATATTGAAGGATATTCCATATCTGAAATATCGTATGAAAATCAAAAGGTTAAATTTTATTATTCTACTTTTAGACCTGATTTAAAGACGGGAGGATTAAACCTTGACAAGATTGAACTTTGGCATAGGGATCAGGAATTAATAAAATCATTTGATCTTTTAAAAACCTATTCTTATGCAGACTTAGATGGAGGACACGAAGATTATAGAATGTTTTTGAGTAGTATTGATGATAGTACAAATGAAAAGAGTTATTCTTTTACATATAATAATGAAGGTTTATTGCCTCCTCGTAGTTATGTTCAATACCAAGATATTTTTGGATATTACTTAGGTTATCAACCAATAACGAATCCTTATCCGTCATTTCCTACAGTTTATATTGATCCAAATGACACTACAGGTAATAAGATATGTTATGACATACCGAATGTTCCTTATTATACTGTAAATGGAAATGGCGATAGATTTGTTAATTTAAATTCACCAAAAATAGGAACACTGAAAAAAATTGGTTTTCCGACTGGAGGTGAATTGGAAATAGAGTATGAAAATAATACTTATTTTGATCCAAAGTTAATTAATAAAAAAGCTTTAGGTCCAGGAGTTAGGGTGAATGAACTACGTTATTATGCGGCGACAGGTGTTTCAGCTAAAAAGGTTCAGTATTTTTATGATAAATTTGATGATGTAAATTCAAGTAGCGGGACACTTTTGTATAAACCTTCTCTGGCTTATATTTCAAACTGGAATTTGAATAATTCCTATGATAGACAAAATGATATTGAAAATAATACTTATGATTACTATGATGCAGCGGAAAGGAGAGCTTATTATGATTATTATCATTTTGATCACCATTATTCTAAAGAGAAATGGGAACAGGCAGGATTATATAATCATACAATATATGCCAAAATGGTACGGTTTTCAACTCATAATATAGGGCATCGTGTGGATAATAAAGGAAGAGAGATAATTTATCCTAATGTGATGGAAAAATTTATAAATTTTGAAGATACTAATAAGTCTTACTCTGTAAAATATTATTTTAACAATGTAGATAATCGTACAGAAGTAAATTCTATTACAGGACCTTCTGATGAACCTAATGATTATGCTCCTGGAAACAGTAATACAACATACTCATTATTTTCACCTTTTTTAGCAAATACTGATAATGGGAATGGTTATGTAAAGACTGCAGCAGGGTTTATCGAAAGAAAGGGGTATGATATTTATCCTTTTCCAGAGAGAAATTTTTTCGGAAGTTTAGATAATCAACTATTTGGAAAGCTTTTGAAAAAGGAGTATTTTGATAATAATGGACAACAAAAATATACAGAAGAATACATATATACTCAAATTACTAAGGAAGATGTAGTAAATCCAGATAACGTTTTAAAGAGTCTTAAGACCGATTTTTTAAAAATGCATCTTTATAATTCAAATGATATTACAGAACAGTTTCTAATTTATTTAAAGTATTTACCTGGATCTTCGATGACACAAGCAGATATACAGAATTATCATGGGTTATATATGTTTTCTATTAATCCTATAAAATATGATTCAAAAATTGTATTGGAAAATAAAAAGACAACAACATATTTTAATTCTGGAAACATTGTTATACAACAGAATTTTTTTTATAATAACTCAGAGAATTTAGAGGTAACTAATCAAACGACTTCATCATCGGGAGGAAATTTATTGGAAACTAAATATAGTTATGCACATGAAATCGGGGATCAAAACTTAATAGATTTGAATATTATAGGTACGCCATTAAAAGAGGAAGACTTTAAAGACGGATCTTTAATGGGATTAAAACAAATTAATTTTGGAAATTTTCAGGATGGTACAACTTACTTTACTTACGATGGTTTATGGATAGATCCTTATGTAGATAGTACAAATTTATATCTTCCTAAAAGTTATTCTACTTTAAAAGGTGATGGAATAGGAACATTAGAAGAGGAATCTATCATTGATTTAAGAGATTACAAAGGTAATATATTACAATACCATAATAAGTTAGGAGAATATACTTCTATGATTTGGGGATATGGGAATACTCAACCTGTTGCCATAATAGAGAATATACAATATTCTAACATCCCTATCTTGCTTATTACTAATATTCAAGTTAATTCGGATCTAAATAGTATTAGTGAAAGTACATTATTAAATGATTTAAATGCCTTACGAACCGACCCTGCTCTGGTTAATGCCATGGTAACCACTTATACGTATAAACCACTTGTAGGGATAAGTACCATTACCGATCCCAAAGGCAATACAACAACCTACCATTATGATAGTTTCGGAAGACTGCAATATGTCAAAGACAAAGATGGCAACATCTTAAATGAAAACGAATACCATTATAAAAACTAA
- a CDS encoding T9SS C-terminal target domain-containing protein: MRIKLRLTAIFPALLIPAIASAQDILWEKTYGGKHAEYLYDAIPTPDYGFILAGSSVSGKNGNKDEKNKGDLDYWVWKMDEHGNLDWQKSFGGNKEDLLQSIALTGDGGFILGGTSASDKGSDKTENSKGKEDFWIIKLNAKGQQLWQRTIGGSGMEKLLSIAQTKDNGYILGGTSSSNKTITPEGQTPDLYGKSEDSRGNLDFWVVKLSEAGTIEWQRTIGGKYVDELRSIQPTRDGGYILGGYSNSPASGDKTEENYGLGDYWIVKLDAQGEIDWQRAYGGEKDDNLNALIPTRDGGYLLGGNSNSGATYSKSKTNREGTDFWVLKLDESGEIEWQQTYNYGKADILTSLVENKDGTFIIGGYAQSEADKSGQKTPVKTIRKDKEGINDYIALKIKPNGEELWSQTVGSKGDEVMKRLLETRDGGIFWQVPQTALPQKTKRQPKAVMTFGW; this comes from the coding sequence ATGCGAATAAAATTACGCTTAACCGCTATTTTCCCTGCATTATTGATTCCTGCCATCGCTTCAGCGCAGGATATCCTATGGGAAAAGACCTATGGAGGCAAACATGCCGAATACTTATACGATGCCATACCGACGCCTGATTACGGATTTATCCTGGCCGGAAGTTCGGTTTCCGGAAAAAACGGCAACAAAGACGAAAAGAACAAAGGCGATCTGGATTACTGGGTCTGGAAGATGGACGAGCACGGCAATTTGGACTGGCAAAAGAGCTTTGGCGGCAACAAAGAAGACCTGTTGCAAAGCATAGCCCTTACCGGTGACGGGGGATTTATCCTCGGCGGTACTTCCGCTTCCGATAAAGGTTCCGACAAAACCGAAAACAGCAAAGGTAAAGAAGACTTCTGGATCATCAAGCTCAATGCTAAAGGCCAACAACTGTGGCAAAGAACCATTGGCGGCAGCGGAATGGAAAAGCTTTTAAGCATTGCCCAGACCAAAGACAACGGCTATATCTTAGGCGGAACTTCCTCTTCCAATAAAACGATAACTCCGGAAGGACAAACTCCCGATTTGTATGGTAAATCAGAAGACTCGCGAGGGAATCTGGACTTTTGGGTCGTAAAACTCAGCGAAGCCGGAACGATCGAATGGCAAAGAACCATCGGCGGAAAATATGTGGACGAATTGCGCAGCATTCAACCGACGAGAGACGGCGGTTATATTTTGGGAGGTTATTCCAATTCTCCGGCATCGGGCGATAAAACAGAAGAGAACTACGGTTTGGGAGATTACTGGATCGTGAAGCTCGATGCGCAGGGCGAGATCGACTGGCAAAGAGCCTACGGAGGAGAAAAGGACGATAATCTGAATGCTTTGATCCCTACCCGGGATGGCGGTTACCTGTTAGGCGGGAACTCCAATTCCGGAGCGACGTATTCCAAATCAAAGACCAACCGTGAAGGAACCGATTTCTGGGTGTTAAAGCTCGATGAGTCGGGTGAGATCGAATGGCAACAAACGTATAACTATGGTAAAGCCGATATCTTAACCTCACTGGTAGAGAACAAAGACGGTACGTTTATCATTGGCGGTTACGCCCAGAGTGAAGCGGACAAAAGCGGACAAAAAACACCTGTTAAAACCATCAGGAAAGACAAAGAAGGGATCAACGATTATATTGCTTTAAAGATCAAGCCTAACGGAGAGGAACTTTGGAGTCAAACGGTAGGAAGCAAAGGCGATGAGGTGATGAAACGCTTGCTGGAAACCCGCGATGGGGGTATCTTTTGGCAGGTACCTCAAACGGCACTGCCTCAAAAGACAAAAAGACAGCCAAAGGCGGTAATGACTTTTGGGTGGTAA